The Epinephelus lanceolatus isolate andai-2023 chromosome 8, ASM4190304v1, whole genome shotgun sequence genome includes a window with the following:
- the lmod3 gene encoding leiomodin-3: MSDTKDLEDINEEDIDEDELLAMLSPEELKELQSEMDVIIAPDETVPVGQRQKDQTEKTPTGTFDHRSLVGYLYWEKESKRMLEEERVPATLLPSEKTLWEETEKKNEEEDVEYEVIEEVIEEEAVDGVDGEEIIEEIIEEIVEEVDEKDEKDKGVDVKDKEEVKSPVNTDEHVDPPDTKTEKVPENKTDNEQPVSDTKETSQSSVPKHSPSQVEEKEEIKTTDSSLPEEEPEIKEINDKLPPKEERKINKLNIPKLALNNIKMTSRPSGNETNLETTLDKIRNNNPSVTEINLNNIENIPKEMLLDYVNALKKNKHVKTFSLANTGADENTAFNLANMLRENRSITTLNIESNFITGKGIVAIIRCLQFNETLTELRFHNQRHMLGHHAEMEISRLLKANNTLLKMGYHFEQPGPRMVVTNLLTRNLDRQRQLRKEEQKQQQAKEQRELMQMYENSLNLPPGLLQMLGYIPPLEVLQEHGLIPPSSDLSTVPQTHHQPEQPEPQKKLKHKSTAKQPSAEPANALKGVQLKRTPKKRDPFLDLDPRDNKAPERPSFQLRKTPKVKHGGSGEVTDEKPNLSALIKTLKPVPRRREPPKVDLTPRDQLLSDIKKSNVAYLKSVPLPKVLESSETSLL, encoded by the exons ATGTCAGACACTAAAGATCTTGAGGATATCAATGAGGAGGATATTGACGAGGATGAGCTCCTTGCTATGCTTTCACCTGAGGAGCTTAAGGAGCTCCAGAGTGAGATGGATGTTATCATTGCCCCAGATGAGACAGTACCAgtgggacagagacagaaggaccAGACGGAGAAGACTCCGACAGGGACATTCGACCACAGATCCCTGGTTGGTTACCTCTACTGGGAGAAAGAGTCCAAACGTATGCTTGAGGAGGAAAGAGTGCCTGCTACTCTGCTGCCCAGTGAG aaaactttgtgggaggaaactgaaaagaaaaatgaagaagaagatgtgGAATATGAAGTGATAGAGGAAGTCATTGAGGAAGAAGCTGTAGATGGTGTAGATGGAGAGGAAATTATAGAGGAAATCATTGAAGAAATTGTTGAAGAGGTTGATGAAAAGGACGAAAAGGACAAAGGGGTGGATGTGAAAGATAAGGAAGAGGTGAAGTCACCTGTGAACACAGACGAACATGTTGATCCTCCTGACACTAAAACAGAAAAAGtaccagaaaacaaaacagataatGAACAGCCCGTTTCAGACACAAAGGAAACGAGTCAAAGCTCAGTTCCAAAACACAGCCCATCACAAGtggaagagaaagaggaaattaaaaCTACAGACTCATCACTTCCTGAAGAGGAGCCAGAGATAAAGGAAATCAATGATAAGCTCCCGCcgaaagaagagagaaaaattaacaaattaaatATTCCGAAGCTGGCACTCAATAATATAAAGATGACATCAAGACCCTCAGGAAATGAGACAAACCTGGAGACGACACTGGACAAAATCCGCAACAACAACCCGTCTGTCACGGAGATAAACCTCAACAACATCGAAAACATTCCCAAAGAGATGCTTCTGGACTACGTCAACGCCCTGAAAAAGAACAAACATGTGAAAACCTTCAGTTTAGCCAACACCGGCGCTGATGAAAACACAGCTTTCAACCTGGCCAACATGTTACGAGAGAATCGCAGCATCACGACTTTGAATATAGAGTCCAACTTCATAACCGGAAAGGGCATCGTCGCCATCATCCGCTGCCTCCAATTCAATGAGACTCTCACAGAGCTGCGTTTTCACAACCAGAGGCACATGTTGGGTCACCATGCAGAGATGGAGATCTCACGCCTGCTTAAGGCCAACAACACCCTCCTGAAGATGGGCTACCACTTTGAGCAGCCAGGGCCCAGGATGGTGGTGACCAACCTTTTAACCAGGAATCTTGACCGCCAGAGGCAGCTGAGGAAGGAGgaacagaagcagcagcaggcaaAGGAGCAGAGAGAGCTGATGCAGATGTATGAGAACAGTCTAAACCTGCCTCCTGGTTTACTTCAGATGCTCGGGTACATACCACCTCTAGAGGTCCTGCAGGAGCATGGGCTCATTCCCCCCTCGTCAGATCTGAGCACCGTACCTCAAACGCACCACCAGCCAGAACAACCAGAGCCTCAGAAGAAGCTCAAACACAAAAGCACTGCCAAACAACCCAGCGCTGAACCAGCAAATGCACTGAAGGGCGTCCAGCTCAAGAGGACTCCCAAGAAACGCGACCCTTTTCTGGACCTGGACCCAAGGGATAACAAGGCACCAGAGAGGCCAAGCTTCCAACTGAGGAAGACTCCAAAAGTGAAGCATGGAGGCAGTGGAGAGGTGACAGATGAAAAACCAAACCTGAGTGCCCTGATTAAGACTTTGAAGCCCGTCCCTCGCAGACGAGAGCCACCTAAGGTTGACCTCACACCCCGTGATCAACTCCTGAGTGACATCAAGAAGAGCAATGTGGCCTATCTCAAATCT GTGCCGCTCCCTAAAGTCCTGGAATCAAGCGAAACGAGTCTCCTCTGA